A single region of the Rhodoligotrophos defluvii genome encodes:
- a CDS encoding NAD-dependent succinate-semialdehyde dehydrogenase, with protein MEFLKDKSLLKDRCYINGEWVGSATTIDVTNPATGAVLAKVPSLGVAETRGAIEAAEAAFPGWSKALAKDRAKVLRRWYELMMENQEDLARIMTAEMGKPLQESRGEVVYGAGFTEFYAEEAKRIAGETLPSHKADARIVTIRQPIGVVGAITPWNFPLAMITRKVSPALAAGCTVVCKPAGDTPLTALALAELGERAGMPKGVFNVLTGKASVIGGELTSNPIVRAITFTGSTEIGKVLMQQAASTVKRVSLELGGNAPFIVFDDADLDAAVAGAMASKFRNAGQTCVCANRILVQDGVYDSFAEKLAAAVLKLKVGDGMEVGVTTGPLINKAAVEKVEEHVRDAVSNGAEIVVGGRPHTLGGSFYEPTILKNVTTRMLVTKEETFGPVAPLFRFKTEEEAIRMANDTEFGLAAYFYSRDIGRCWRVAEALEYGIVGINEGIISTELAPFGGVKESGLGREGSHHGIEEYVEIKYMLMGGL; from the coding sequence ATGGAATTCCTCAAGGACAAGTCGCTGCTGAAGGACCGCTGCTACATCAATGGCGAGTGGGTCGGGAGCGCGACGACGATCGACGTGACCAATCCGGCCACCGGCGCGGTGCTGGCGAAGGTGCCGAGCTTGGGCGTCGCGGAGACGCGCGGGGCGATCGAGGCGGCCGAAGCGGCCTTCCCTGGCTGGTCGAAGGCCTTGGCCAAGGATCGCGCCAAGGTGCTGCGCCGCTGGTACGAACTGATGATGGAGAACCAGGAAGACCTGGCGCGCATCATGACGGCGGAAATGGGCAAGCCGCTGCAGGAGTCGCGCGGCGAGGTCGTCTACGGCGCCGGCTTCACCGAGTTCTATGCCGAGGAGGCCAAGCGGATCGCCGGCGAAACCCTGCCGTCGCACAAGGCGGATGCGCGCATCGTCACCATTCGCCAGCCCATCGGCGTGGTCGGCGCGATCACCCCGTGGAACTTCCCGCTGGCCATGATCACCCGCAAGGTATCGCCCGCGCTGGCCGCCGGCTGCACGGTCGTCTGCAAGCCGGCGGGCGACACGCCGCTCACCGCCCTGGCGCTGGCCGAACTCGGCGAGCGCGCCGGCATGCCCAAGGGCGTGTTCAACGTGCTCACCGGCAAGGCGTCCGTGATCGGCGGCGAGCTCACCTCCAACCCGATCGTGCGCGCCATCACCTTCACCGGCTCGACCGAGATCGGCAAGGTGCTGATGCAGCAGGCGGCCTCCACCGTGAAGCGCGTGTCGCTCGAACTGGGCGGCAACGCGCCCTTCATCGTGTTCGACGATGCCGATCTCGACGCGGCGGTCGCTGGCGCCATGGCCTCGAAATTCCGCAATGCCGGCCAGACCTGCGTCTGTGCCAACCGCATCCTGGTGCAGGACGGCGTTTACGACAGCTTTGCGGAGAAGCTCGCCGCGGCCGTCCTGAAGCTGAAGGTCGGCGACGGCATGGAGGTGGGTGTCACCACCGGTCCGCTGATCAACAAGGCGGCGGTCGAGAAGGTCGAGGAGCATGTGCGCGATGCGGTCTCCAACGGTGCCGAAATCGTGGTCGGCGGCAGGCCGCACACCCTGGGCGGCAGCTTCTATGAGCCGACCATCCTCAAGAACGTCACCACCCGCATGCTGGTGACCAAGGAGGAGACCTTCGGCCCGGTGGCGCCGCTGTTCCGGTTCAAGACCGAGGAAGAGGCGATCCGCATGGCCAACGACACCGAGTTCGGGCTCGCCGCCTATTTCTATTCCCGCGACATCGGCCGTTGCTGGCGTGTGGCCGAGGCGCTGGAATATGGCATCGTCGGCATCAACGAAGGCATCATCTCGACCGAGCTCGCACCCTTCGGCGGCGTGAAGGAATCCGGCCTCGGCCGCGAAGGCTCCCATCACGGCATCGAGGAATATGTCGAGATCAAATACATGCTGATGGGCGGGCTCTGA
- the rpiA gene encoding ribose-5-phosphate isomerase RpiA — MEAADGSAELKRKAALAALDLVEPGMKLGLGTGSTAKLLVEALGKRVAEGLDLVCVPTSEATRAQAEALGVRLTTLDETPALDLTIDGADEIDPQLRLIKGGGGALLREKIVAFASARMVVIADQSKRVNELGRFPLPVEVTPFGHGATRLRIQDAARSVGLAGEITLRQRDGRTFVTDGGNYIYDCAFGRIAKPERLAEALATIPGVVEHGLFIGFAQAAFVGTPEGVIRISADGDREQ, encoded by the coding sequence GTGGAGGCAGCGGACGGCTCGGCCGAGCTGAAGCGGAAGGCGGCCTTGGCGGCGCTCGACCTGGTGGAGCCGGGCATGAAGCTCGGACTGGGCACCGGCTCGACCGCCAAGCTGCTGGTCGAGGCGCTCGGCAAACGGGTCGCCGAGGGGCTCGACCTCGTCTGCGTGCCGACCTCCGAGGCCACCCGCGCCCAGGCTGAAGCGCTGGGCGTCCGGCTCACCACCCTGGACGAGACGCCCGCTCTCGATCTCACCATCGACGGGGCCGACGAGATCGATCCGCAGCTCAGGCTGATCAAGGGTGGGGGCGGCGCGCTGCTACGTGAGAAGATCGTGGCCTTCGCCTCGGCACGCATGGTGGTCATCGCCGACCAGTCGAAACGCGTGAATGAGCTCGGGCGGTTTCCTCTGCCGGTGGAGGTGACACCATTCGGCCATGGCGCGACCCGGCTGCGCATCCAGGACGCGGCTCGCTCCGTTGGGCTTGCCGGCGAGATCACCCTGCGCCAGCGCGATGGCCGGACATTCGTGACCGACGGCGGCAATTACATCTATGACTGCGCCTTCGGCCGGATCGCGAAGCCGGAGCGTCTGGCGGAAGCGCTCGCGACCATTCCCGGCGTGGTCGAGCACGGCCTATTCATCGGTTTTGCGCAAGCAGCTTTTGTCGGCACCCCTGAAGGGGTAATCAGGATCAGCGCGGACGGCGACCGGGAGCAATGA
- the gor gene encoding glutathione-disulfide reductase — protein MSFDYDLFVIGAGSGGVRAARLAAQLGNRVAIAEEYRIGGTCVIRGCVPKKLFVYASQFSEAFEDAAGYGWTLTDPRFDWPTLIRNKDQEIERLSSIYQRNLETAGVEVIRSRATIAGPNRVRLVGEGREVTARIILIATGARPNRHQDLPGHELAITSDEAFHLKRLPKRVIIGGAGYIAVEFAGIFAGLGVETTILYRGKEILSGFDDDVRKALRAEYERKGITIICNDWLTRLERQGEEIIATTLHGKTLRTDLMMLAIGRIPNTEGLGLEALGIELGKRGEIPVDAYSRTSVPSIYAIGDVTDRMALTPVAIREAVAFAETVFNNNPTAVDYENVPTAVFSQPEIGTVGLTEAAAQARFGDVDIYETSFRPMKHTLSGRQERMLMKLVVEPQSGRVVGCHILGPDAGEMAQILGIAVKMGATKADFDATVAVHPTAAEELVTLRTKRPKPALAAE, from the coding sequence ATGAGCTTCGATTATGATCTGTTCGTCATCGGCGCGGGCTCGGGCGGGGTGCGTGCGGCGCGTCTCGCGGCACAGCTGGGCAACAGGGTGGCAATCGCCGAGGAGTACCGCATCGGCGGCACCTGCGTGATCCGCGGCTGCGTGCCGAAGAAGCTCTTTGTCTATGCCAGCCAGTTCTCGGAAGCCTTCGAGGATGCCGCGGGTTACGGATGGACGCTGACCGACCCGCGGTTCGACTGGCCGACCCTCATCCGCAACAAGGACCAGGAGATCGAGCGGCTCTCGAGCATCTACCAGCGCAATCTCGAAACGGCCGGCGTGGAGGTGATCCGCAGCCGCGCCACCATCGCCGGCCCCAACCGGGTGCGGCTGGTGGGCGAGGGCAGGGAGGTGACCGCCCGCATCATCCTGATTGCGACCGGCGCGCGTCCCAATCGCCACCAGGACCTGCCCGGGCACGAGCTCGCCATCACCTCCGACGAGGCGTTCCATCTCAAGCGTCTGCCGAAGCGGGTGATCATTGGCGGCGCCGGCTATATCGCGGTGGAGTTCGCCGGCATCTTCGCCGGGCTCGGCGTCGAGACGACTATCCTCTACCGCGGCAAGGAGATCCTGTCGGGCTTCGATGACGACGTGAGGAAGGCCCTGCGCGCCGAATACGAACGCAAGGGCATCACCATCATCTGCAACGACTGGCTGACGCGGCTGGAGCGGCAGGGCGAGGAGATCATCGCCACGACCCTGCACGGCAAGACCCTGCGGACGGACCTGATGATGCTGGCCATCGGCCGCATTCCGAACACGGAGGGGCTGGGGCTCGAAGCCTTGGGGATTGAACTCGGCAAGCGCGGGGAGATCCCAGTCGATGCCTATTCACGCACCAGCGTGCCCAGCATCTACGCCATTGGCGATGTGACCGACCGGATGGCACTCACCCCCGTCGCCATCCGCGAGGCCGTGGCTTTTGCGGAAACGGTGTTCAACAACAATCCGACCGCGGTCGATTACGAGAACGTGCCGACCGCGGTCTTCTCGCAGCCCGAGATCGGCACCGTCGGCCTCACCGAGGCGGCAGCCCAAGCGCGCTTTGGCGACGTCGACATCTACGAGACCAGCTTCCGACCCATGAAGCATACGCTATCGGGCCGGCAGGAGCGCATGCTCATGAAGCTGGTGGTGGAGCCGCAAAGCGGCCGCGTCGTCGGCTGCCACATTCTGGGGCCGGATGCGGGCGAGATGGCGCAGATCTTAGGCATCGCCGTGAAGATGGGCGCGACCAAGGCCGATTTCGACGCCACCGTCGCGGTGCACCCAACCGCCGCGGAGGAGCTGGTGACCCTGCGGACGAAGCGTCCGAAGCCAGCCCTCGCGGCGGAATAG